The following proteins are encoded in a genomic region of Ailuropoda melanoleuca isolate Jingjing chromosome 10, ASM200744v2, whole genome shotgun sequence:
- the GPR63 gene encoding probable G-protein coupled receptor 63 has translation MVFSAVLTASHTGATNTTFVVYENTYMNITVPPPFQHPGIGPLLRYSLEAMAPTGMSSLTVNNTAVPPTPAVVKSLNLPLQIILSAIMIFILFVSFLGNLVVCLMVYQKAAMRSAINILLASLAFADMLLAVLNMPFALVTILTTRWIFGKFFCRVSAMFFWLFVIEGVAILLIISIDRFLIIVQRQDKLNPYRAKILIAVSWAASFCIAFPLAVGNPDLQIPSRAPQCVFGYTTNPGYQAYVILISLVSFFIPFLVILYSFMGILNTLRHNALRIHSYPEGICLSQASKLGLLSLQRPFQMSIDMGFKTRAFTTILILFAVFIVCWAPFTTYSLVATFNKHFYYKHNFFEISTWLLWLCYLKSALNPLIYYWRIKKFHDACLDMMPKSFKFLPRLPGHTRRRIRPSAVYVCGEHRTVV, from the coding sequence ATGGTCTTCTCTGCAGTGTTGACTGCGTCCCATACTGGGGCAACCAACACAACATTTGTGGTCTACGAAAACACTTACATGAACATTACGGTCCCTCCACCGTTCCAACATCCTGGCATTGGCCCGCTGCTCAGATACAGCCTAGAAGCGATGGCTCCCACTGGAATGAGTTCCTTGACAGTGAATAACACAGCTGTACCCCCAACACCAGCAGTTGTTAAGAGCCTAAACTTGCCTCTCCAGATCATCCTCTCTGCTATAATGATATTTATtctgtttgtgtcttttcttGGGAACTTGGTCGTTTGCCTGATGGTTTACCAGAAAGCTGCCATGCGCTCTGCAATTAACATCCTCCTTGCCAGCCTGGCATTTGCAGACATGTTGCTTGCAGTGCTGAACATGCCCTTCGCCTTGGTAACTATTCTTACTACAAGATGGATTTTTGGGAAATTCTTCTGTAGGGTATCTGCTATGTTTTTCTGGTTGTTTGTGATAGAGGGAGTGGCCATCCTGCTTATCATTAGCATTGATAGGTTCCTTATTATAGTCCAGAGGCAGGATAAGCTAAATCCATATAGGGCTAAGATTCTAATTGCAGTTTCTTGGGCGGCTTCCTTCTGTATAGCTTTTCCTTTGGCTGTAGGAAACCCTGACCTGCAGATCCCTTCCCGAGCCCCCCAGTGTGTGTTTGGGTATACAACCAATCCGGGTTACCAAGCTTACGTGATTTTGAtttctctagtttctttcttCATACCCTTCCTGGTGATACTGTATTCGTTTATGGGCATACTCAACACCCTTCGGCACAATGCCTTGAGGATCCACAGCTACCCCGAGGGTATATGCCTCAGCCAGGCCAGCAAGCTGGGTCTCCTGAGTCTACAGAGACCCTTCCAGATGAGCATTGACATGGGCTTTAAAACGCGTGCCTTCACCACCATTTTGATTCTCTTTGCTGTCTTCATCGTCTGCTGGGCCCCATTCACCACTTACAGCCTTGTGGCAACATTCAATAAGCACTTTTACTATAAGCACAACTTTTTTGAGATTAGCACCTGGCTACTCTGGCTCTGCTACCTCAAGTCTGCATTGAACCCACTGATTTACTACTGGAGGATTAAGAAATTTCATGACGCCTGCCTGGACATGATGCCCAAGTCCTTCAAGTTCTTGCCACGTCTTCCTGGTCACACAAGGCGGCGGATACGTCCCAGTGCTGTCTATGTGTGTGGGGAACACCGGACAGTGGTGTGA